The DNA segment GACGTAGATGATGAGGCGATAAGCAGGAGATGGAGCTCGGCGCAGTCACGTGAGTTCCTATCCCTCCACTCAGCGATCGCTCACGTGATCTTACACACCGATCTAAGCAAATTTCAGTCAGGtgacattttgtcattttgttgcttaatgttttcatacttttagTGAGGTATCACCAATTGCTTGTTAATGCTTAATGGTTAAATGTAGTTTGTCATGCTGCCTGCTTTGTAGAAACTGATCTTTGACAAGTTGACCAAAAACTAAACCATTGTTTTACAATATACAGCTACAGACAAAAATGGGGAATACCCGCCTCCGATACCACGCACTGTAACCATTAACAACAAGATTGACCTTTCACCCAGCGTAGAACTCGCGCTTTCTGGGAGTGTTGCCAAGAGGCAGGTTTTAACGACGcgctttatttttaatacaaaatattgCAGAAGTTGAATCGAGTTGTTTTGCAGGTACCTGCGGGAATTGCTTTTTGCCGCTCGCGAGATTTCCACTTCTATCGCTTTagttaatgacgtcatattacaCTGTTGCCATAACAACGCCGATTTTTCGAGTCTGGTCATCGAGCTGCTTTCGGTAAGTTTGTGCATTCGCTTTGAAGTAATTAGTCACGTTATGGAACAAGTTTTTGACGtcggttttctttttttttcgtACTCTCTAGAGCTCGTATTTCTCCAACGCCCTTTCTTTCTTTCTCTCTCTCTTTCTGATCATCACAGATTGAGTCACTAAATTAATTCAGCAATCGATCTCTCATCAGTTGCTTACTGTCATTTATCTTCCAGAACGAAATTGTATCAGTGGCAAGTAATGAGTTGAAACCTCTGCTCACCATCCTCGTTGAGTTGCTTTCCGTGCCAGACTCGCTTCATCGCACACGACTCAAGGACGCCCTCGAGCGGCCAACCAAAGGAtttgttgacgtcataaaagaAACCCAACGCTCAGACGAGGCCAAGTCCTATCAGTGTGTCAAGGCGCTCGTGCAACTTGCTTCTAGGTTAGAAGATTTTTGCCAATCATGCTATTCATTCAATATGTTATAACCGTCAGTGGGCGCTAGGACTACGTTGTGAAAACGGAGCCACTTTCAATTTGACAAGTTAACTTAGCAGAGAATTTAGTGTAGCGTACAAATATGTCAAGTGGAACCACACACTGGCTAAGTCGTTGCTACTTTGAGGCAAATGAGGTTTCCGAAAATATTCTGAAATTCTAGCACAAAACATTGTTAGTGCCATACTACATCAACATACTTAACCGGGGACGTACTTGACATATTTGCCTCCCTAAAAATATTTCCCTGGCTACGGCCTTGACGAGATTGTTATTTGACGCAGGAGTGAACCGACCAAACAATATCTCCTTGAAATCTCGTCCAGTTGGTCCTGTTCGGTAACCTGGCTCAAAAAGAAAATGAGCGAACATTCGTGGACGTCACAATCGACACGGTCGAATGATTCCACGACGAGCAAGTACTTTCAGCGAACCATGTCCGCCCAGCATACCTTGGACGAGGCCACGGCGCTACTCGCCGCCACACAGGTATTAAAGTAGTCGCTATACCTAAGGGCACTCAAGCCGTGTCATGATATGAAGGAAACCTTGAGTGGAAGTCGAATACCTATAGCACTGAAGTAGCCTTTAACGACGTTCGGTTTAATCCCACTGTTAAGCAGCTTTCTATCTGTAGGAAGTCCTTTAGCCGATATATTTCTATTTATGCTATTCCAAGAATAAATTAAGCCAAAAATACTAGCAAACAACGCACGTTTATTGTGAACGTATTTTCGTCGCAATAAGCAACCTTTGTTTAGAGTGTAGACGGTTGTGAATACCAATATTTATCACAGAATACATTTGTCCCTAAGTTTATGTTTATAATGTCTTTTGAACTACATTGTAAATCgtctctttttctttcttcagCCAAACCCCAATCATATCGAAGACGAAGATCTACCAAGCGTCTAACTTCAgctcaaaattttatgatactttttagttttaaagttccatttttattattttgcgCTCGAAGAAATTCAAGTCGCATTTCTTGCGATATTTCCACCAAATGAACTCTAACAAGGTGTCATAGTTtaacaaagcaaatattttgacttttttctaaaataacaacaaactCTGCCACGTTCCTTTGGCCAAAGTTCctagtttgtttgattttatgcAGCGATGCTATCATATTTTCTGAtcgttttgaaaaattaaaaatcagtTTTAGCCGATATGTCATCTCCAAAAGTTACTCATATCAAAccaatatttataaaattgtGAGTTAGATGTTGATTGTTACCATCTGCTCCGAGGAAGTGTCACAACTCTTTTTCTGTTTGTGACGTAAGTGCCATGGTTAGGCCGGTGGTCCCCCAAGAAGGGTCCaccaaaaaatttcaagcaCAGCGTTTTGCTCGGTCGATCAGGTATCGCGTCGCGAATCCTTTTCGATGCAAATATTCACCATACTGACACCCTGGACTTTATGGagctcaacgaaaaacagcttTTGGCAACTACAgtacaaactttttatattcACTTTCGTTCAGTTGCAAGTCTACGTCTCTTTCCAGAAAGCGGTTTATACAGATgcttaaaaacaacatttgcttatataaaactgaaaaaatttgGCAAAATCGTACTGGGCGTAGACAAATACatataacataaaaatgaaatgaagcAGGTTAAGGTGTGATTTTTCCTAATCTTTTCTGTTGAATGCAGTAAGTAGGCTCTTAACCTTTTTATAGTCGTGGCCCACCGGTTAAGAACCCATGCTCTAATCAATCTTAGAAATGATTTTCAAGAAACTATGAAATGTAGGTTTTTTGATTAGTGAAACTTGACATCTTCCACATCCAGTTTGTCATTTACATCAAGAAACTTAATATTGGAGATTGGACGATATCGATGATTGAAGTCGAAGATGTGTTTGTCGTCGACGTAAACATGAAATGCCTCGCTGTCCACCGAAATATCCATCTAAAAACGTTTTGCGTAATTAGTGAATGAATTTTGGTGACTTTGCAAATCACCTCAAAATTTTGCCTTAAATTTTTGTTCAACTGAGAACGGAAAACAGTTTCCATTTAAGCTTCTTTCTTCTCTATCGTTCCATCTGTCATTGAAGTATGCATTTCTCACAAGTTGCTGCTTGTCTATTCTCACCGAGATATGGAAGTAAATGATTTGAGTcgaatttgttttaaaatcgatCCAAGTCCTGTAGAAATAAACATCGTTTTGTATTCCACAATCAGTCATTCGTTTtagaaaatttgaattttacgTGCGGCAGCACCGAGCCTACCGGGTAGACCTAAATCATCATTATTTCACTAtagttttgcagtttttacCTTTCTCCGGTTGTTGGCGTTGCTTTGAGGGTCACGGAGTGATTTTCCATCGTGTCGTAAGGTACcacaaattttgaagtattctataaaataactttttttttcatcaCTTATTATCGAGCACGTTAAATTGACTCACCCACATTTACTTACGATTACATTGCCAAATGGCGGTGCAAAGTAGCAGCTGTTCTGTTCGCATTCACAAATCGAAGACAAGACATAGAAATCATGTAACTTTTTCACTCTAAAGATCTCGGTGCAGTTCactgtttgtttcgtaaattTTTGTTGCGTTTCTTGTAACTGGTTGTAAATAAAGAATATTGCGAAATATTACAGAGCAAATCACAAAACATGCTCTTTGACCTTTTTATTCGTAGCCTATTCTAATCGCCCGTACTAACTTTTGCAAAAGCTACTATTGCTAAAGCAGCAAATGTTATGACAAATAGCGAAAGCAAAAGTGCGACAGTCTTCCAAATATTTCTGCTTTTTCCTGCGTTGCTCGAACTTGACAAATTTGGTGCTGAAAATAATTTAGTAAACTTTAACTCTCTACAAGACAACTACAAGTGCTTATGATTACTTACGTAAATTTACGGAACCAGTATGTGATTCATCGTCGAACTTTTGATAATCGATTTTACTTTTCTGCATTCTGAGTTTGCTTAAAACTCTTAGTCGAAGATAAAGACTATAACTGCTAATAAACTTTGTCAACAACACATTTACTTTACGATCAATTAATTCTAAGCTTTAAAACCACTCGTTTCCGGTATAAAGTGATTAAATGTCGTCACGAAATTGCTCaaattttaattacatttcTACACTTCGTTATCCTGCCAACTCTTTACGAAAATTTCCCATAAAACCAAAGAGTTACTGTAGATTAGGTCGCAACACAAGCAAATGTGGTAATAACCAAAATTTGTCGCGCCAAAAactatattttcaaaacatgcAACAATCTAACTAACTtagatattttgcaataaacggTAAAAGATTTTATTAGATTATTAAACCTTACAGCTACCTGCCACTCGGAAATTGACAAAAATAGAATGAGCATTATACCACAGCATATGTTTTGCAAACTATTACACGTTATGAAAACAAATCTACCCGTACTACAGCATATGGAAAAACATATGTACATAAATTGTTTCGTGTTTTAAACTTCAAGGTTAGTTAAATGTGACCTCTTTAAGgtcaaaaatatcattaacTTCAAGAAACTTTATATCGGAGATTGGACGATAGCGATGATTGAAGTCGAAGATGTGTTGGTCGTCGACGTAAACATGAAATGCTTCTCTGTCCACTGAAATGTCCATctgtataaaaaaaaaatatgaagCCATTGTATGTAGCAAGATTATTGTCCTCAAGTTTATTTTGCTCAATCTCTTGCCTTAAATTCACGGCCAACACTGAATGGATATTTGAATCCATCCAACTGCCTTTCTTCTGCATCCCATCTGTCGTCAAGATATGAATTTCTCACCACAAGTCGACTGCTTATGCGCACCGATATATGAAAGTAAATGATTTGGGAAGTATTCGTCTTAAAGTTGATACCAGAGCTGCAAGaaagttattttgaatttttaactTTCATATCCAGAACGTTAGTTGTCAGTTTATGGTcaatatttgatatttttatgttgattTATTCATCTGCAATAAGCTTACAATGCTGTTCTACTTGTGGGAATTGCTTTGATAGTCACAGTGTGATTTTCCATTGATGTAAAAGGAATCAGAAAATCCGAATTGCTCTGTATACAATAATAcacaaaatgctttttattattttgaaatgtcACCGAATTTGTAAGCCTACCTGTAAAATACAGCATTTTTATCTGCTTACAATGATGTTTCCGAATGGTGGCGCAAAAGAGCAGTTGTCCAGTTCGCATTCACAACTCGAAGacaaaacatagaaatcatacatttttttcactttaaaCAGCTCCGTGCAATTTATTTGAGGTTCTGCAACGCGAAATCTTTCTGAGTATTTGACAGAATCAAAACTCGTTAGTACCGTTGCTGAAGTTGTTCAACCTCCTACCTTGGGCCTTGCACTTTACTTGCTGAACGACcgtttgattttgttgttgttgggTATCTAGTTGCTTTTGTTGTTGTGCTTGATTTTCGATGACGTTTTGCACCGAAATGGTTCCCGGCTGCGCTTGTTGTAACTGGTatatcaaaatttataaatattccatttttaatggttttaaaaaaaattcaactacAGAATTAAATCTTTCTGTTATATTTAGCCCAATAGCTTACATAGAGTCACCTTTACAAAAGCTACTATCGCTAAAACTCCAAATAGGATGGCAAAGATAGACATGACAATGGCGACAATTTTCCATTTATTTCTGCCATTTCCCACCTCACTGAATCTTGAAGAATTTGTTGCTGAAAATTACAGCAGATTTCTAACAGCAGATTTCTAACATTACCACATTTTGTGGTAAATGCTACATTACATTATTTGAATGTTTAGAATCGTCGCAATACTCACTTAGCTGTACTGCATCGCTTTGAAATTCAGCCCCGAATTTATGGTAATCACCATTTGTGTTTTCC comes from the Clavelina lepadiformis chromosome 5, kaClaLepa1.1, whole genome shotgun sequence genome and includes:
- the LOC143459586 gene encoding uncharacterized protein LOC143459586, with translation MYDFYVLSSSCECELDNCSFAPPFGNIISNSDFLIPFTSMENHTVTIKAIPTSRTAFSGINFKTNTSQIIYFHISVRISSRLVVRNSYLDDRWDAEERQLDGFKYPFSVGREFKARD